The following is a genomic window from Heptranchias perlo isolate sHepPer1 chromosome 6, sHepPer1.hap1, whole genome shotgun sequence.
tttcccaccattaatttcccggtctcatcctctaagggacctacgtttgccttagccaccctttttctttttatataactatagaaactcttgctatctgtttttatattttttgctaatttcttttcataatctaacttccctttcttaatcaatcctttagttactttttgctgtcttttgaagaattcccaatcttctatcctcccactaagtttggctaccttatatgtccttgtttttagtcggatactatccttgatttctttacttcgccacggatggctgtcatttcttttacacccttttttcctcagtggaatatatttattttgaaagttgtaaaataactccctaaatgaacaccactgctcatgtaccgtcttaccctttaatctattttcccagtccactttaatcaattccgctctcataccatcatagtctcctttattcaagctcagtacgcttgtttgagaatcaaccttctcaccctctaattggatatggaattcaaccatgttgtggtcgctcgttccaaggggatccttaactaggacattattaattaatcctgactcattacacaggaccaggtccaaggttgcctgcccccttgtaggatcagttacatactgctcaagaaatccatccctgatgcactcaatgaactcgtcctcaaggctgctctgcccaatttgatttgtccagttaatatgataattaaaatcccccataattatggctgttcccttattacatgccccgactatctcctgattaatacttcttccagcagagttgcaactattaggaggcctatatactacgcccactaatgttttttagaaaggatattatattacccggaaaggagagacactgctggccaggcaattctccctcttactcccgacgtcgtctccacgtccctgacgcagtctttacgtccctgacgtaaggttctcacttccacgagggttggtctccagagtctccctcacaaacaaacacacacacacacactctctctctctctctctctctctcttgctcacaaacaaacaaagacacactctGGGACCAAACCAGCAAttcctcagtttttattccccaagtctgtcttttcgaacgatgctgtcttctccggttggctcaaagttgctggagtgaccgatgtcatcccctgattggctctgttccaagggcccagGTAGCATCGCCgtccctttgtctctctaagaagcggaacgaattcaaaccggttctggccagttcagaccagtgactgaactccaggtcacctcagttcaaaaggtcagtgtctttgttagcacttcgaattaacctcaataggtttttgcagcctctggccaacaatgAACTATCATTGCAGGAAACAAGAGCCACATGGCAAGGTCGCCTAGATTAGACCTTCAGCGAAGTACCACATCTGCCCAATGCGTTAATGGTCTCTCCATATATGCACAATGCAGAAACCCAATACATCTTCAGGAACATTGGCCTCAGCAGTATCTCAGCTACCACATTCTGAGATTTTATTCTACACTCTCAGAAGAAACTTTCTGAACACAGTTGAAATTTAAATCCCTACAGTTGATAAGTTTTTTCTGCCCTGGCGCTTCCCCTTGTTGATAGAAAAAGTTTTGTTTGTTCTATATTCTGATCCTGTATTCCTTCTAAGTGCttttccatcaaagacgggcacctcagcacctcactctaccgcaagcccacagacaacctcacgatgctccacttttccagcttccaccctaaccacatcaaagaggccatcccctatggacaggccctgcgaatacacagggtctgctcagacgaggaggaacgcgatggacacctacagacgttgaaagacgccctagtaagaacgggatatgacgctcgactcatcgatcgacagttccgacgggccacagcaaaaaatcgcatagacctcctcaggagactaacacgggacgcaaccaacagagtaccctttgtcgtccagtacttccccggagcggagaaactacgccatgttctccgcagccttcaacatgtcatcgatgacgacgaacacctcgctatggccatccccacacctccactactcgcctttaaacagccacccaacctcaaacagaccatcgttcgcagcaaattaccaaactttcaagagaacagcgtccacgacaccacacaaccctgccacggtaacctctgcaagacatgccagatcatcgacacagataccaccatcacacgagaggacaccacccaccaggtgcatggttcatactcctgtgactcggccaacgttgtctacctcatacgttgcaggaaaggatgccccagagcatggtacattggcgagaccatgcagacgctggcCAGCAgtgtctctcctttccgggtaatataatatcctttctaaaaaacattagtgggcgtagtatataggcctcctaatagttgcaactctgctggaagaagtattaatcaggagatagtcggggcatgtaataagggaacagccataattatgggggatgaATGGAcatcgcgcaacaatcgccagacaggagggttccctcccagtcggggaacacttcagcagtcaaggatattcagccaccgaccttcgggtaagcgtactccaaggcggccttcgagacacacgacaacgcaaaatcgtcgagcagaaattgatagccaagttccgcacccatgaggacggcctcaaccgggatcttgggttcatgtcacgctacacgttaccccaccagcgaacaaatgttacctgtttttaatataacgggtcagttgctgtcttttctatgtttctacctctctatctctgttttttttttgtttgttgtttttttttggtgatttgtatattcggagaccttgcaggtaacacctgtctgtctgcacactgattgccttggcaacgggcagttgaaaaaactgtctgtaatcaccaagcattgttctgtgaattataaatgcgatttcatttcgatgatttcatttccaacaaacgttcacctcaggaaggaggaagcctccgaaagcttgtgaatttaaaataaaattgctggactataacttggtgttgtaaaattgtttacaattgcttttcCAGTGACAGCAGTAAGCAAGTTAACTGGGTGCAGGGAGTTATTATAAGGTCTGCCTTTGATACCATCTCAGGTAGAGTGGCGTCACTTGCTCCCATAATGGAATCCCGTGCTCCTCATGTTTGTAAGACATTCTCTGTCTGCTAATTTAGTGGAGGCAGTCAGCTGAGAATACctatttcctgtatgaaaatgtatgctttattatgaatcaagcaaagcgatatgataagctgaattgttattaatttcctgtatgaaaatgtatgctttattatgaatcaagcaaagcgatatgataagctgaattctggggtaagcaggtgtagggagtgttgctttgcagctacctaatgaatggatccttatttcggacaaggtcgaaaaacatcccaggcctgagatcagtgagactccctttcctgtgacctacgtatgaacaggtatcacctgtgagtggtcggtcattatgtcagttagtatggcttgcccagactcagcttatgattggttttaaccccttgctactcatgtccctccccactctgaaaatgtataattgtgtgaactttgactgtgtaatttgcctgttctatgagattgaccagactctgtcaagagttgaaatcaattctatagatcgggccagctgcagctaataaattgtgttaaaactttcaagtgtattcgctttcagtttttgctgaaccagactaagagtaaagaatccggtatcgtcacaGCCATTTAAAGTAAACATTTAAAATCACAGAAAGAAACAATTATCTGCTGATTTTCAGTCTCATTTGGCCCTGGTTCATTTTTCTTCAactggaaatcattgaaaaaaacAAAAGTACAGAAACACATGGTATACAGGAACACGCATGGTGAAATAAATTTGAGGCTCTCCAGCGGACTTGCCTGTTTTCTTTGGTCACCCAGTGTACAAAGGGGTGAGCAGATTGCAAGTCTACTCCCGGCCCAGGTAAAACCCATCATCTACAGATCCAGGTTGTGTAGGATCGCTGGGAAAGGGCATGTGTGGCTGtttctctgacagcttggcacTGTTTTGAGCACTAGTGGACACCCAGGTAACCAGTTCATTTGAAGCTCTCTGCAACCATTGGACACCACAGAACATGATCTGCCTTATTGATGATGGGAAGCAGATTGTCATTTAACACTAAATgcgcacagtcacacacacatgcatacgcGCAGGCACACGCACACACCCCCACCTCTTCATTTGACTGCGTACGATAGTTtagtgcttatgttactggactagtgatccagtggCCTGGGCTAATGATCCAGAGTAAGGTGAGTTCAAATCTTGACCAtggaagtttgagaatttgaattcagtttaaaaacctcgaatttaaaaagctggtaccagtgaCCATGAAGTAAAGCAAACTTTATGAAGCCACTTGTATGTTAAAGAaatactcttggtaatcctgaaACATCAACGCTCATGCGGTCCCAAAAACCATAGTTccctgtttaaaaagaaacacagaaaatccattgtggctcttcttgattCATGATTTTTATGATTTCATTCTGTCACCATGAGGAAATATTCAATTAAattatgccaattattttaaataaatgcaaagattgttgcttggtgaattaaaaacagatgtcgGTGACCTTGGAAGAAACAAAACAATGGAGCCAAATATCATCAGATGCA
Proteins encoded in this region:
- the LOC137323070 gene encoding uncharacterized protein; the protein is MLHFSSFHPNHIKEAIPYGQALRIHRVCSDEEERDGHLQTLKDALVRTGYDARLIDRQFRRATAKNRIDLLRRLTRDATNRVPFVVQYFPGAEKLRHVLRSLQHVIDDDEHLAMAIPTPPLLAFKQPPNLKQTIVRSKLPNFQENSVHDTTQPCHGNLCKTCQIIDTDTTITREDTTHQVHGSYSCDSANVVYLIRCRKGCPRAWYIGETMQTLASSVSPFRVI